In uncultured Bacteroides sp., the following proteins share a genomic window:
- a CDS encoding RelA/SpoT family protein, whose protein sequence is MDSIDNKEMTDEEMIEQSFQELLNDYLTTKHRKRIDIITKAFNFANQAHKGVKRQSGEPYIMHPLSVAKIVCNEIGLGSTSICSALLHDVVEDTDYTVEDIENIFGAKIAHIVDGLTKISGGIFGDKASAQAENFKKLLLTMSDDIRVILIKIADRLHNMRTLGSLLPNKQFKIAGETLYIYAPLANRLGLNKIKTELENLSFRYEHPEEFQEIADKLEATATEREEVFKKFTAPIRVQLDKMGMHYRIVARIKSIYSIWNKMQTKHLPFEEVYDLLAVRIIFTPKDEEEELNDCFDIYVSISKIYKPHPDRLRDWVSHPKANGYQALHVTLMGNNGQWIEVQIRSERMNDVAEQGFAAHWKYKEGGGSEDEGELEKWLRTIKEILDDPQPDAIDFLDTIKLNLFASEIFVFTPKGEIKTMPQNSTALDFAFSLHSDLGSHCIGAKVNHKLVPLSHKLESGDQVEILTSKSQRVHPSWEVFATTAKARAKIASILKKEHKSAQKEGERMLKEFLQKEELPTEESINKLCKLHNFKTKEELMAAIGSKSIILKDADKNELKEKPSGNWRKYLMFSFGAGNKEFKEKEEESQEKINPKKVLKLTEESIEKNYVMASCCHPIPGDDVLGYIDENENVIIHKRQCPIAVKLKSSYGNRIIATSWDTHKVLSFLVYIYVKGIDSVGLLNEITQIISRQLNVNIRKLNIETNDGIFEGKIQLYVHDVDDVKQICNNLLKVKNVKSVTRIES, encoded by the coding sequence ATGGATAGCATAGATAACAAAGAAATGACTGATGAAGAGATGATTGAACAATCATTTCAGGAATTACTTAATGACTACTTAACTACCAAGCATCGCAAGCGTATTGACATCATCACTAAAGCTTTTAACTTTGCCAACCAAGCCCATAAAGGCGTCAAGCGTCAGTCTGGAGAGCCTTATATCATGCATCCTCTAAGTGTTGCCAAAATAGTATGTAATGAGATTGGATTGGGATCAACTTCCATCTGTTCGGCTTTACTACATGACGTCGTAGAAGACACGGATTATACCGTGGAAGACATTGAAAATATTTTCGGAGCAAAAATAGCCCATATCGTTGACGGATTAACCAAAATATCGGGAGGTATATTTGGGGATAAAGCATCGGCGCAAGCAGAAAACTTCAAAAAGCTGCTATTAACGATGTCTGATGATATTCGTGTAATCTTAATAAAAATAGCCGACCGATTGCACAACATGCGAACATTAGGTTCTCTTCTACCTAACAAGCAATTTAAAATAGCCGGTGAAACGCTCTACATCTATGCTCCATTAGCCAATCGTCTAGGGCTCAATAAGATCAAAACAGAACTAGAAAATCTGAGCTTCAGATACGAACATCCCGAAGAGTTTCAGGAAATAGCAGACAAACTAGAAGCAACTGCCACTGAAAGAGAAGAAGTATTTAAAAAGTTCACCGCTCCTATCCGCGTACAATTAGACAAGATGGGAATGCACTATCGCATTGTGGCTCGTATCAAATCGATTTATTCCATCTGGAACAAGATGCAAACGAAACATCTACCATTTGAAGAAGTCTATGATTTGCTGGCTGTTCGCATCATATTTACCCCAAAAGACGAAGAAGAAGAGCTGAATGACTGTTTTGATATCTATGTCTCCATTTCCAAAATATATAAACCTCATCCTGACCGCTTACGCGACTGGGTAAGCCATCCCAAAGCCAACGGTTATCAAGCATTGCACGTGACACTAATGGGCAACAACGGCCAATGGATCGAAGTTCAGATTCGAAGTGAACGTATGAACGATGTAGCCGAACAAGGTTTTGCCGCTCATTGGAAATACAAAGAAGGAGGAGGCAGTGAAGACGAAGGAGAATTAGAAAAATGGCTCCGCACCATCAAAGAGATTTTAGATGACCCTCAACCTGATGCAATTGATTTCCTCGACACAATAAAACTGAACCTTTTTGCCTCTGAAATATTTGTTTTCACACCTAAAGGTGAGATTAAAACAATGCCTCAGAACTCAACTGCACTAGACTTTGCCTTCTCATTACATTCTGACTTGGGAAGTCATTGTATCGGAGCAAAAGTTAACCATAAACTAGTTCCTTTGAGCCATAAGTTAGAAAGTGGCGACCAAGTAGAAATTTTAACATCTAAATCACAGCGGGTACATCCTTCATGGGAAGTGTTTGCCACTACAGCTAAAGCACGAGCCAAAATAGCTTCCATCTTAAAAAAAGAGCACAAGAGTGCCCAAAAAGAAGGAGAAAGAATGCTAAAAGAATTCCTCCAGAAAGAAGAACTCCCCACCGAAGAAAGCATCAACAAATTATGTAAACTTCACAATTTCAAAACCAAGGAGGAATTAATGGCCGCCATAGGCAGCAAAAGCATTATACTAAAAGACGCTGACAAAAATGAACTAAAAGAAAAACCAAGCGGTAATTGGAGGAAATACTTAATGTTCTCCTTTGGTGCCGGGAACAAAGAATTTAAAGAAAAAGAAGAGGAAAGCCAAGAAAAAATTAACCCCAAAAAAGTACTAAAACTAACCGAAGAAAGTATAGAGAAAAACTATGTCATGGCTTCATGTTGCCACCCGATTCCCGGAGATGATGTTTTAGGATATATTGATGAAAATGAAAATGTAATTATTCATAAAAGACAATGTCCCATAGCCGTTAAATTGAAAAGTAGCTATGGAAATCGAATAATTGCCACCTCTTGGGATACCCATAAAGTCCTTTCATTCTTGGTATACATATACGTTAAAGGCATAGATAGTGTCGGATTACTAAATGAAATTACTCAAATCATATCAAGACAACTGAACGTCAACATTCGTAAATTAAATATTGAAACA